The following are encoded together in the Streptomyces sp. NBC_01717 genome:
- a CDS encoding helix-turn-helix domain-containing protein — protein sequence MIERAANGALCRFAARPTTGAFTAGRECDSITGHLSFGELLRGHRRAARLTLEQLAEVSGVSARTLSDMERGRSKAPYARTVTALADALRLDGNARTQLIELARDGRLRNHWMRPSGLCELPRSVEDFTGRAAELLWTSELVHAEGSPGVGVTGLITGPAGLGKTTFAVRAAHSVRPSFPDGVLFLDLFGMSHRPLSADDALRLLLHELGLADQHVPGDTRERASLYRSLLRDKRVLVVLDNVASEEQVRPLLPGGGASRALITTRRSLAGLEGVRRLVLGPLPLPESTELLTGILGDRSARDEDATLARLAELCGGLPLALRIIGNRLVSRPEWDAAQLVARLADEERRLEQFRAGDLKIANAIGMSYEQLADSARRLFRRLSVIPGPDFDAALTAVAGGMPIEDAWDALDDLVDLGLLQDSTAGRYRFHDLVRLFARDRLQEETPAGRRALTERVTSWLLRMATMSGRWFEPGYGRPDRPDPDLTAPSSEEEADWWLRVNADNWLGAMRAAVSDRPTLVLDCAESMHWFSERWAHGPHWSEVFTLGAQAAASLGDLTQQATQLNYLAWAHSVPPHDPDAMLRCAAEALELATRGGATAQIVWSHKYTAAALRLRGRLDEALAISFRAAETCKIVGDIDSYLQCLGDIANCLRADGRYTEALEQYLTCFALIDDEGSGVTPSVATITRPFALIRIGQCLGHLGRRSEAIIRLSEGRDLLDTLQVSDYRYAEALEALAALLVEEGRTAESRRTYARAAQVFESIGDAEASSRCHALATAAD from the coding sequence GTGATAGAACGGGCGGCCAACGGCGCTCTGTGTCGGTTCGCGGCTCGGCCGACGACGGGTGCCTTCACTGCGGGAAGGGAGTGTGACTCCATCACTGGGCATCTGAGTTTCGGGGAGCTACTGCGCGGTCACCGACGTGCGGCACGTCTGACGTTGGAGCAGTTGGCCGAGGTGTCGGGAGTCAGCGCCCGGACACTGTCGGACATGGAACGTGGGCGGAGCAAGGCACCCTATGCCCGGACCGTTACCGCTCTGGCGGATGCGCTGAGGCTTGACGGGAATGCCCGCACTCAGCTGATCGAGTTGGCGCGCGACGGACGGCTGCGAAATCACTGGATGCGGCCGAGTGGTCTGTGTGAGCTGCCCAGGTCGGTTGAGGACTTCACCGGTCGTGCCGCGGAACTGCTCTGGACGAGCGAGCTGGTGCATGCCGAGGGTTCGCCGGGTGTCGGTGTTACCGGGCTCATCACCGGCCCCGCAGGACTGGGGAAGACCACGTTCGCCGTCCGTGCCGCTCATTCGGTGCGGCCGAGCTTTCCCGACGGGGTGTTGTTCCTGGACCTGTTCGGCATGTCCCACCGGCCTCTGTCTGCCGATGACGCCCTACGGTTGCTGCTGCACGAGCTCGGTCTCGCCGACCAGCATGTTCCGGGTGATACCCGTGAGCGCGCCTCCTTGTATCGGTCGCTGTTGCGGGACAAGCGTGTCCTGGTCGTCCTCGACAATGTCGCGTCGGAGGAGCAGGTGCGCCCGCTGCTGCCGGGAGGGGGTGCGAGCAGGGCGCTGATCACCACCCGGCGATCGCTGGCAGGTCTGGAGGGCGTCCGCAGACTCGTCCTGGGGCCCCTGCCGTTGCCTGAGTCCACGGAACTCCTGACCGGAATTCTGGGCGACCGTTCCGCACGCGACGAGGATGCGACTCTCGCCAGGCTCGCCGAGTTGTGCGGGGGACTGCCCCTGGCACTGCGGATCATCGGAAACCGGCTGGTCAGCCGACCCGAATGGGACGCCGCCCAGCTCGTCGCCCGACTGGCGGACGAGGAGCGTCGGCTGGAGCAGTTCAGGGCCGGCGACCTCAAGATCGCCAACGCGATCGGCATGTCGTACGAGCAGCTCGCGGACTCCGCACGCCGGCTGTTCCGGCGCCTTTCCGTGATTCCTGGCCCGGACTTCGACGCCGCTCTAACGGCGGTCGCCGGCGGAATGCCGATCGAGGATGCCTGGGACGCTCTCGACGACCTCGTCGACCTCGGCCTGCTCCAGGACAGCACCGCAGGCCGCTACCGCTTCCACGACCTGGTCCGCTTGTTCGCCCGCGACCGGCTTCAGGAGGAAACCCCGGCCGGGCGTCGGGCACTGACGGAGCGGGTGACGTCATGGCTGCTACGGATGGCCACAATGTCCGGACGATGGTTCGAACCCGGCTATGGCCGTCCCGACCGGCCCGACCCCGATCTCACCGCCCCGTCCTCCGAGGAAGAGGCCGACTGGTGGCTGAGGGTCAATGCGGACAACTGGCTGGGTGCGATGCGGGCCGCGGTCAGCGACCGGCCTACCCTCGTCCTCGACTGCGCCGAGTCGATGCACTGGTTCTCCGAACGGTGGGCGCACGGCCCGCATTGGAGCGAAGTCTTCACCCTCGGAGCACAGGCCGCCGCCAGCCTCGGCGACCTGACACAGCAGGCGACACAGCTGAACTATCTGGCCTGGGCCCACTCGGTTCCGCCGCACGACCCCGATGCCATGCTGCGGTGCGCGGCCGAGGCCCTGGAGTTGGCCACCCGAGGCGGCGCCACGGCACAGATCGTCTGGTCGCACAAGTACACCGCGGCAGCACTGCGCCTGCGCGGACGGCTCGACGAGGCGCTGGCGATCTCGTTCCGGGCAGCGGAGACGTGCAAGATCGTCGGCGACATCGACAGCTACCTCCAGTGCCTTGGCGACATCGCCAACTGCCTTCGTGCCGACGGACGCTACACTGAGGCGCTGGAGCAGTACCTCACCTGTTTCGCGCTGATCGACGACGAAGGCTCGGGGGTGACACCGAGTGTCGCGACGATCACCCGGCCCTTCGCGCTGATCCGCATCGGCCAGTGTCTGGGACACCTCGGCCGCCGTTCCGAAGCGATCATCAGGCTCAGCGAGGGAAGGGATCTCCTGGACACGCTCCAGGTGTCCGACTACCGGTATGCCGAGGCCCTGGAAGCACTTGCCGCCCTGCTGGTCGAGGAAGGCCGGACCGCCGAGAGTCGCCGTACCTACGCGCGGGCTGCGCAGGTGTTCGAATCGATCGGTGACGCCGAGGCGAGTAGCCGCTGCCACGCCCTGGCAACCGCCGCTGACTGA
- a CDS encoding DUF4232 domain-containing protein, translated as MAVVRTSDTGKDTDRGDKAYSSTKVSSGDETTTGSSGANVDSVADKPGYGQGCAANDIIWSTTTKAQAGYILLTPKAKPGITCVLPGELPTVTFGSDGTEAGPAEQALSPEITLCEGLTAYAGVIPKTAKSSFGKLLKSIIVAGGDDPNPESLPVDELSADKPIGTNCAHLRRRRSLFFLRRLGVHGWVSDRQGRKTSAVLC; from the coding sequence GTGGCCGTCGTACGGACCTCGGATACCGGCAAGGACACCGATCGCGGCGACAAGGCCTACAGCAGCACCAAGGTGTCCTCCGGCGACGAGACCACGACCGGCTCTTCCGGCGCGAACGTCGACAGCGTCGCTGACAAGCCGGGCTACGGCCAGGGCTGCGCCGCCAACGACATCATCTGGAGCACGACAACCAAGGCCCAGGCCGGCTACATCCTGCTCACGCCGAAGGCCAAGCCCGGCATCACCTGTGTCCTGCCCGGCGAGCTACCAACCGTGACCTTCGGCTCGGACGGGACCGAGGCGGGCCCCGCGGAGCAGGCGCTAAGCCCGGAGATCACGCTGTGCGAAGGGCTTACCGCCTACGCCGGCGTCATCCCGAAGACCGCCAAGAGCAGCTTTGGCAAGTTACTGAAGAGCATCATCGTCGCTGGCGGCGACGACCCGAACCCGGAGTCCCTGCCCGTGGACGAGTTATCCGCCGACAAGCCGATCGGCACCAATTGCGCACACCTCCGCCGCCGCCGTTCCCTCTTCTTCCTGAGGAGACTCGGCGTCCATGGGTGGGTGAGCGATCGTCAGGGACGAAAGACGAGTGCGGTTTTGTGCTGA